In Jatrophihabitans endophyticus, one DNA window encodes the following:
- a CDS encoding FAD-binding dehydrogenase: protein MSSRSDDPDNADVIVVGAGLAGLVATYELARAGRRVLVIDQENRNNLGGQAFWSLGGLFMVDTPEQRRLGIKDSYELALQDWLGSAGFDREDDTGGRYPEDRWPRQWAEAYVRFAATEKRDYLHGLGLRITPIVGWAERGGHDATGHGNSVPRFHLTWGTGPEVVRVFAEPVLAAERRGLVTFAFRHRVDEVVIEDGVAVGVRGTALSRTPQDEGLARGRASTRDEVGPFEFRAGAVVVTSGGIGHNHELIRRNWPVERLGQPPATMISGVPAHVDGRMLEISERAGAHIVNRDRMWHYTEGIVNWDPIWPDHAIRIIPGPSSLWFDAVGDRLPAPNFPGFDTNATMKAILASGHDYSWFVLTQSIIEKEFALSGSEQNPDITGKDLKLTVKTRLSKGAAAPVEAFKEHGEDFVVADTLAELVAGMNKIARGPQLDVEHLERQIVARDREVGNAYSKDLQLMAVQNARAYFGDKVSRVAKPHRILDPAHGPLIAVRLNILTRKTLGGIETDLDSQVVRADGSPFPGLYAAGEVAGFGGGGVHGYNALEGTFLGGCIFSGRAAGRALARDLAQGRTQGSA from the coding sequence GTGAGCAGCAGGTCCGACGATCCCGACAATGCCGACGTCATCGTGGTGGGGGCGGGCCTCGCCGGGCTGGTCGCGACCTACGAGCTGGCCCGGGCGGGGCGCCGGGTGCTGGTGATCGACCAGGAGAATCGCAACAACCTCGGCGGCCAGGCGTTCTGGTCGCTCGGCGGGCTGTTCATGGTCGACACCCCCGAGCAGCGCCGACTGGGCATCAAGGACTCCTACGAGCTCGCGCTGCAGGACTGGCTGGGCAGCGCCGGCTTCGACCGCGAGGACGACACCGGGGGCCGCTACCCCGAGGACCGTTGGCCGCGGCAGTGGGCCGAGGCGTACGTCCGCTTCGCCGCCACCGAGAAGCGCGACTACCTGCACGGCCTCGGCCTGCGGATCACCCCGATCGTGGGCTGGGCCGAGCGGGGCGGGCACGACGCGACCGGGCACGGGAACTCGGTGCCCCGCTTTCACCTGACGTGGGGGACCGGCCCCGAGGTCGTCCGCGTCTTCGCCGAACCGGTGCTCGCGGCCGAGCGTCGCGGCCTGGTGACGTTCGCCTTCCGGCACCGCGTCGACGAGGTCGTGATCGAGGACGGGGTCGCCGTCGGCGTGCGCGGCACGGCGCTCAGCCGCACCCCGCAGGACGAGGGACTCGCGCGGGGCCGGGCGTCCACGCGCGACGAGGTGGGGCCGTTCGAGTTCCGCGCCGGCGCCGTGGTGGTCACGTCGGGCGGCATCGGTCACAACCACGAGCTGATCCGCCGCAACTGGCCCGTCGAGCGGCTCGGGCAGCCCCCGGCCACGATGATCTCCGGCGTCCCCGCGCACGTGGACGGACGCATGCTGGAGATCTCCGAACGGGCCGGGGCGCACATCGTCAACCGCGACCGGATGTGGCACTACACCGAGGGCATCGTCAACTGGGACCCGATCTGGCCCGATCACGCGATCCGCATCATCCCGGGCCCGTCGTCGCTGTGGTTCGACGCCGTCGGCGACCGGCTGCCCGCCCCGAACTTCCCCGGCTTCGACACCAACGCGACGATGAAGGCGATCCTCGCCAGCGGCCACGACTACTCGTGGTTCGTGCTCACGCAGTCGATCATCGAGAAGGAGTTCGCGCTCTCGGGGTCGGAGCAGAACCCCGACATCACCGGCAAGGATCTCAAGCTCACGGTCAAGACGCGGCTGAGCAAGGGCGCGGCCGCGCCGGTCGAGGCGTTCAAGGAGCACGGCGAGGACTTCGTCGTCGCCGACACCCTGGCCGAGCTCGTCGCCGGCATGAACAAGATCGCCCGCGGCCCGCAGCTCGACGTCGAGCACCTCGAACGGCAGATCGTCGCGCGTGACCGCGAGGTCGGGAACGCGTACTCGAAGGACCTGCAGCTCATGGCCGTGCAGAACGCGCGCGCCTACTTCGGCGACAAGGTCTCGCGCGTCGCGAAGCCGCACCGCATCCTCGACCCCGCGCACGGCCCGCTGATCGCCGTCCGGCTCAACATCCTGACCCGCAAGACGCTGGGCGGCATCGAGACCGACCTCGACTCGCAGGTGGTCCGCGCCGACGGCTCGCCGTTCCCGGGCCTCTACGCGGCCGGCGAGGTCGCCGGATTCGGCGGCGGCGGCGTGCACGGCTACAACGCGTTGGAGGGGACGTTCCTGGGCGGCTGCATCTTCTCCGGCCGGGCCGCCGGCCGCGCGCTCGCGCGGGACCTCGCGCAGGGCCGCACGCAGGGTTCCGCGTGA
- a CDS encoding MFS transporter: protein MTALDSPAAITSATRNPLRWVVFAVVFAANIMDLLDATIVNIAGPAIHVDLGGGANTVQWLSAGYTLAFAVLLIAGARLGDILGRRPLFLVGSAGFTIFSAACALSPDIGVLIAFRALQGAFGALMIPQGFGLMREALDDKEFDKATAMFGPAMGLPMIAAPILAGALVDWDLWGTGWRLVFLINVPVGVVSFLLALRTLPRGASHSGMKLDVPGVWLIGLALVAIIYPLIEAQPEGWPFWTFALLAAGLVLLLVFLVWEKRRRSDALIEPSLLTNRNYLSGIAVALALFGAFGGLLLCVSLYGQLGEGWSPMHAGLTLMPMVIGMIAGMVGGTMAVARLGRHVLHIGLLVIAAGVATLALTVTGATSASSWDLLPGLFLVGAGAGASIGQLFQFILSSVSMREVGSASGVLEATQQLSTSLGVAILGTIFLSGFGEHLPTHALTVTAWACLAPIALAFALVFRLPMRARAESAAA from the coding sequence ATGACCGCTCTCGATTCGCCTGCCGCGATCACCTCGGCAACCCGTAACCCGTTGCGCTGGGTCGTGTTCGCCGTCGTCTTCGCCGCGAACATCATGGACCTGCTCGACGCGACGATCGTCAACATCGCCGGCCCCGCCATCCACGTCGATCTCGGCGGCGGGGCCAACACGGTGCAATGGCTCAGCGCGGGGTACACCCTCGCGTTCGCCGTCCTGCTCATCGCCGGCGCCCGGCTGGGGGACATCCTCGGCCGGCGCCCCCTCTTCCTCGTCGGCTCGGCCGGGTTCACGATCTTCTCGGCCGCCTGCGCGCTCTCGCCCGACATCGGGGTGCTCATCGCGTTCCGTGCGCTGCAGGGCGCGTTCGGCGCGTTGATGATCCCGCAGGGCTTCGGCCTGATGCGCGAAGCCCTGGACGACAAGGAGTTCGACAAGGCGACGGCCATGTTCGGCCCGGCGATGGGCCTGCCCATGATCGCCGCCCCCATCCTGGCGGGCGCGCTGGTCGACTGGGACCTGTGGGGCACCGGCTGGCGGCTCGTCTTCCTGATCAACGTCCCCGTCGGCGTCGTGTCGTTCCTGCTCGCGTTGCGCACGCTGCCGCGCGGCGCCAGCCACTCCGGCATGAAGCTCGACGTCCCGGGCGTGTGGCTCATCGGCCTCGCCCTCGTCGCCATCATCTATCCCTTGATCGAGGCACAGCCGGAGGGCTGGCCGTTCTGGACGTTCGCACTGCTGGCGGCGGGACTCGTCCTGCTCCTCGTCTTCCTGGTGTGGGAGAAGCGGCGCAGGTCCGACGCGCTGATCGAGCCGTCGCTGCTGACGAACCGCAACTACCTCAGTGGGATCGCGGTGGCGCTCGCCCTGTTCGGCGCCTTCGGTGGCCTGCTGCTGTGCGTGTCCCTCTACGGTCAGCTCGGCGAGGGCTGGTCGCCGATGCACGCGGGCCTCACCCTGATGCCGATGGTGATCGGCATGATCGCCGGCATGGTGGGCGGGACGATGGCGGTCGCCAGGCTCGGCCGCCACGTGCTGCACATCGGGCTGCTCGTCATCGCCGCCGGCGTCGCGACGCTGGCGCTCACCGTCACCGGCGCCACGTCGGCGTCGTCCTGGGACCTGCTGCCCGGCCTGTTCCTCGTCGGCGCGGGTGCCGGCGCGAGCATCGGGCAGCTGTTCCAGTTCATCCTGTCGAGCGTGTCCATGCGCGAGGTCGGCTCGGCCTCCGGGGTGCTGGAGGCGACGCAGCAGCTCTCGACGTCGCTGGGCGTCGCGATCCTCGGCACGATCTTCCTGTCGGGCTTCGGCGAGCACCTGCCGACGCACGCGCTGACCGTGACGGCCTGGGCCTGCCTGGCGCCGATCGCACTCGCCTTCGCTCTCGTGTTCCGGCTGCCGATGCGGGCCCGCGCGGAGTCGGCCGCCGCGTGA
- a CDS encoding sensor domain-containing protein, with product MTADAETVAVMGPAHGAAQHATRAGLGPEAMLSFLGELAEHSGNVLFVRGVDGRYLFANTAFGELLGRSSEDIVGRTTHDLVPAEYADGYVEHDELILRDGQTRTVQETAVDGAGQVRHFTTHKFAVTAPDGRRFAVGGLCVDVTDVVVERHSRFESETRFRAVFDHAPIGQIYSLVGGPIESVNEPMARILGYRPDEIVGRPFADFARPAELDRIKTAAATLLSGQVRSTSAIRRLVHRDGHEVPVRVTSALLRDESGAPQWFVSMAADITDEERTQAELASAHAAAVSSSQRLRLMHAIAAAANEAGTADELAPRVLSLVREYTGWRWGALVAWSPDGSATIRYPHGALPPEALAAVTRLVPATDDQVTLHEVVAEQVDGVAVAVVPLLDGTPPARQAFVFVPPAPHLTEDHRTLLTLLGIEAARVVERESTARRLRDSEARFRAVFESSPLPMGLTLGDSGAYAAVNDALCALVGRPAEELVGHSVRDFVHPDDAARTDPAGAAALAAPDGRSTVELRLRHSDGHYVTVIISLAWMDGPDGVRQLLAQMHDVTASRTVEEIQRRQAEEDPLTGLANRSQLSRLLAAHGRAGRSCTALFLDLDGFKAINDTHGHDAGDEVLIEIARRLRAAVRVGDLVSRIGGDEFVVVCPIEADAVAATVAVADRIERALAEPVALDSATTAVTASIGLATGLVDPRHPQALVQRADAAMYQAKRLGKDRLEIYTPELHERTMTRRRTENVLRNAIAEDRFIVHYQPIVDLADERVVGVEALVRLVDDHNNLVPPATFIEVAEESGLVVPMGNWVLHESCRAVVALRERTGLPLTLSVNIAARQVARADFAQAVLRTLAETGLPEESLTLELTESALLEADVATLDQLVQLRDRGVVVGLDDFGTGYSSLSYLRSFPVSHLKVDRSFVAGLGRERGTADGASGSDDLAIVRSVIRLAEDLGLRWIAEGVETAEQRDVLRSLGRGLGQGYLWSRPVPADDLLDLLLPASVS from the coding sequence ATGACAGCGGATGCCGAGACCGTGGCCGTCATGGGGCCCGCTCACGGCGCGGCGCAGCATGCCACGCGCGCGGGGCTGGGCCCCGAGGCCATGCTGTCGTTCCTCGGCGAGCTCGCCGAGCACTCCGGCAACGTCCTGTTCGTGCGGGGCGTCGACGGTCGCTACCTGTTCGCGAACACCGCGTTCGGCGAGCTGCTGGGGCGCTCGAGCGAGGACATCGTCGGGCGGACGACGCACGACCTCGTCCCGGCGGAGTACGCCGACGGCTACGTCGAGCACGACGAGCTGATCCTGCGCGACGGCCAGACGCGCACCGTCCAGGAGACCGCCGTCGACGGCGCCGGCCAGGTGCGGCACTTCACGACGCACAAGTTCGCGGTCACCGCGCCGGACGGTCGGCGCTTCGCGGTCGGCGGCCTGTGCGTCGACGTCACCGACGTGGTGGTCGAGCGCCACTCGCGCTTCGAGTCCGAGACCCGCTTCCGCGCCGTGTTCGACCACGCCCCGATCGGGCAGATCTACTCGCTCGTCGGCGGCCCGATCGAGTCGGTCAACGAGCCGATGGCCCGCATCCTCGGCTACCGCCCGGACGAGATCGTCGGTCGACCGTTCGCCGACTTCGCCCGACCGGCGGAGCTCGACCGGATCAAGACCGCCGCCGCGACGCTGCTCTCGGGCCAGGTGCGCAGCACGAGCGCGATCCGTCGCCTGGTGCACCGCGACGGGCACGAGGTGCCGGTGCGGGTGACCAGCGCGCTGCTGCGCGACGAGTCCGGCGCCCCGCAGTGGTTCGTGTCGATGGCCGCCGACATCACCGACGAGGAGCGCACCCAGGCCGAGCTGGCCAGTGCGCACGCCGCGGCCGTCTCGTCCTCGCAACGACTGCGGCTCATGCACGCCATCGCGGCGGCGGCCAACGAGGCGGGCACGGCCGACGAGCTCGCGCCGCGGGTGCTCTCGCTGGTCCGCGAGTACACCGGGTGGCGCTGGGGTGCGCTCGTCGCCTGGTCGCCCGACGGCTCGGCGACGATCCGCTACCCGCACGGCGCGCTGCCGCCGGAGGCCCTCGCCGCGGTCACGCGTCTCGTCCCCGCGACCGACGACCAGGTCACGCTGCACGAGGTCGTCGCGGAGCAGGTCGACGGCGTGGCCGTCGCCGTGGTGCCGCTGCTCGACGGGACACCGCCGGCCCGGCAGGCCTTCGTGTTCGTGCCGCCGGCACCGCACCTCACCGAGGACCACCGGACGCTGCTCACGCTGCTCGGCATCGAGGCGGCGCGGGTCGTCGAGCGCGAGTCGACCGCGCGGCGGCTGCGCGACAGCGAGGCGCGCTTCCGCGCCGTGTTCGAGTCCTCGCCGCTGCCGATGGGGCTCACCCTGGGCGACTCGGGCGCGTACGCCGCCGTCAACGACGCGCTGTGCGCCCTCGTCGGCCGCCCCGCCGAGGAGCTCGTGGGGCACTCGGTGCGCGACTTCGTGCACCCCGACGACGCTGCGCGCACCGACCCGGCCGGCGCCGCCGCGCTGGCCGCCCCCGACGGCCGCTCGACGGTCGAGCTGCGGCTGCGGCACTCGGACGGTCACTACGTCACCGTCATCATCAGCCTGGCGTGGATGGACGGCCCCGACGGCGTCCGCCAGCTGCTCGCCCAGATGCACGACGTCACCGCGAGCCGGACGGTCGAGGAGATCCAGCGGCGACAGGCCGAGGAGGACCCCCTCACCGGCCTGGCCAACCGCTCGCAGCTGAGCCGGTTGCTGGCCGCCCACGGCCGCGCCGGGCGCAGCTGCACCGCCCTGTTCCTCGACCTCGACGGCTTCAAGGCCATCAACGACACGCACGGCCACGACGCGGGTGACGAGGTGCTCATCGAGATCGCCCGCCGGCTGCGCGCCGCGGTCCGGGTCGGGGACCTCGTCTCCCGTATCGGTGGCGACGAGTTCGTCGTCGTGTGCCCGATCGAGGCGGACGCCGTCGCGGCCACGGTCGCGGTCGCCGACCGCATCGAGCGGGCGCTGGCCGAGCCGGTCGCCCTCGACTCCGCCACCACGGCCGTGACCGCGAGCATCGGGCTGGCCACCGGCCTCGTCGACCCGCGCCACCCGCAGGCCCTGGTCCAGCGCGCCGACGCCGCGATGTACCAGGCCAAGCGGCTGGGCAAGGACCGGCTCGAGATCTACACGCCGGAGCTCCACGAGCGCACGATGACGCGGCGCCGTACCGAGAACGTCCTGCGCAACGCCATCGCCGAGGACCGCTTCATCGTCCACTACCAACCGATCGTCGACCTCGCCGACGAACGTGTCGTCGGTGTCGAGGCCCTCGTGCGCCTGGTGGACGACCACAACAACCTCGTCCCGCCGGCCACCTTCATCGAGGTCGCCGAGGAGAGCGGCCTCGTCGTGCCGATGGGCAACTGGGTGCTGCACGAGAGCTGCCGCGCCGTCGTCGCGTTGCGCGAGCGCACCGGGTTGCCGCTGACGCTGTCGGTCAACATCGCCGCTCGCCAGGTCGCCCGGGCCGACTTCGCCCAGGCCGTCCTGCGCACGCTGGCAGAGACCGGGCTGCCCGAGGAGTCGCTCACCCTCGAGCTCACCGAGTCGGCCCTGCTCGAGGCCGATGTCGCCACGCTGGACCAGCTCGTCCAGCTGCGCGACCGCGGCGTCGTCGTCGGCCTCGACGACTTCGGCACCGGGTACTCCTCGCTGTCCTACCTGCGCTCGTTCCCCGTCTCGCACCTCAAGGTCGACCGCTCCTTCGTGGCCGGGCTCGGCCGCGAGCGCGGCACCGCGGACGGTGCGAGCGGCTCGGACGATCTCGCCATCGTCCGGTCGGTCATCCGGCTCGCCGAGGACCTCGGCCTGCGTTGGATCGCCGAGGGGGTCGAGACCGCCGAGCAGCGCGACGTCCTGCGCAGCCTCGGCCGCGGCCTCGGGCAGGGCTACCTCTGGAGCCGGCCCGTCCCGGCCGACGACCTGCTCGACCTGCTCCTGCCCGCGTCCGTCTCCTGA
- a CDS encoding helix-turn-helix domain-containing protein: MRMEANRYRATANPESTHRSPILRIDSGTADGHQRLPTHSHPEPMLMWTATATVMGIAGSREWLIPPGYGLWIPGGVEHTGTVLHAGEMSIVTFAAEGCPITWSEPTGIEVGTLLRELVAHLDVVGPAHPTRPHAEALMFALLTPLATQDVHAAVPTDPRARAVAERLLADPADQRELAAWADEVHASVRTLSRLFRAETGLSFASWRTQVRMRAAARLLAGGASVSSTARAVGYRRPSAFVDAFRRSTGQTPGTYLPRSAGRGRLSTPPDLRSVRQPSPSDDASSRLRST, from the coding sequence ATGCGCATGGAGGCCAACCGATACCGCGCAACGGCCAACCCGGAGTCGACGCATCGCTCGCCGATCCTGCGCATCGACAGCGGGACCGCCGACGGGCACCAACGGCTGCCGACCCACTCCCACCCCGAGCCGATGCTGATGTGGACCGCGACGGCGACGGTGATGGGCATCGCCGGTTCCCGCGAGTGGCTGATCCCGCCCGGCTACGGCCTGTGGATCCCGGGCGGGGTCGAGCACACCGGCACCGTGCTGCACGCGGGCGAGATGTCGATCGTCACCTTCGCCGCCGAGGGCTGCCCCATCACCTGGAGCGAACCGACCGGCATCGAGGTCGGGACGCTGCTGCGCGAGCTGGTCGCCCACCTGGACGTGGTCGGGCCGGCGCACCCCACCCGCCCGCACGCCGAGGCGCTCATGTTCGCGCTGCTCACCCCGCTGGCGACCCAGGACGTGCACGCCGCCGTCCCCACCGATCCCCGCGCCCGGGCCGTCGCCGAACGACTGCTCGCCGATCCCGCCGACCAGCGCGAGCTCGCGGCCTGGGCCGACGAGGTGCACGCGTCGGTCCGCACGCTGTCACGCCTGTTCCGCGCCGAGACCGGGCTGAGCTTCGCGAGCTGGCGCACCCAGGTCCGCATGCGGGCGGCCGCCCGCCTGCTCGCCGGCGGCGCGAGCGTGAGCAGCACCGCCCGGGCGGTCGGGTACCGCCGGCCCAGCGCGTTCGTCGACGCCTTCCGCCGGAGCACCGGCCAGACCCCGGGCACGTACCTGCCCCGGTCGGCCGGGCGCGGTCGGCTGTCGACGCCACCGGACCTGCGCTCGGTGCGTCAACCGTCGCCGTCCGACGACGCGTCGAGCCGCCTGCGCTCGACCTGA
- a CDS encoding ATP-binding cassette domain-containing protein encodes MSDVMIEADGLAKRYGETVAVAGVSLSVPTGSVLGVLGPNGAGKTTTVRMLTTLTRPDAGTARVAGHDVVRDPRAVQAAIGVTAQDATVDEMLTGRQNLVMIGRLSGLRRADARRLADALLERFELAGAAGRVVKGYSGGMRRRLDLAAGLVTRPPVLFLDEPTTGLDPASRVRMWGVIRELVADGATLLLTTQYLEEADELADRIVVVDQGRVIAAGTAAELKARTGGARLQVTLTTAHAAAAGALRRFAAGDVAVSQDGRHLRAPVSSGPGLAGAVVRTLDEAGIGVDDVEVRPPSLDDVFFALTGHPADVPATAVREQVSV; translated from the coding sequence GTGAGCGACGTGATGATCGAGGCCGACGGCCTCGCGAAACGCTACGGCGAGACCGTGGCCGTGGCCGGGGTGAGCCTGTCGGTGCCGACCGGATCGGTGCTGGGCGTGCTGGGGCCCAACGGCGCCGGCAAGACGACCACGGTGCGGATGCTGACCACGCTGACGAGGCCGGACGCGGGGACCGCGCGCGTGGCCGGCCACGACGTCGTGCGCGACCCGCGGGCCGTGCAGGCCGCGATCGGGGTCACCGCCCAGGACGCCACCGTCGACGAGATGCTGACCGGCCGGCAGAACCTGGTCATGATCGGCCGGTTGAGCGGCCTGCGGCGGGCCGACGCGCGCCGGCTCGCCGACGCCCTGCTGGAACGCTTCGAGCTGGCCGGCGCCGCCGGCCGGGTCGTGAAGGGCTACTCGGGCGGGATGCGCCGACGGCTGGATCTCGCCGCGGGGCTGGTGACCCGCCCGCCCGTGCTGTTCCTGGACGAGCCGACCACCGGTCTCGACCCGGCCAGCCGGGTGCGGATGTGGGGCGTGATCCGGGAGCTGGTCGCCGACGGCGCCACGCTGCTGCTGACCACGCAGTACCTCGAGGAGGCCGACGAGCTGGCCGACCGCATCGTCGTGGTGGACCAGGGGCGGGTGATCGCCGCCGGGACGGCGGCGGAGCTCAAGGCCCGGACGGGTGGCGCCCGGCTGCAGGTCACGCTCACGACCGCCCACGCCGCGGCCGCGGGCGCGCTGCGCCGGTTCGCGGCCGGCGACGTCGCGGTCAGCCAGGACGGCCGGCACCTGCGGGCGCCGGTGAGCAGCGGGCCGGGGCTGGCCGGCGCGGTCGTGCGCACCCTCGACGAGGCGGGGATCGGCGTGGACGACGTGGAGGTGCGGCCGCCGTCCCTGGACGACGTCTTCTTCGCCCTGACCGGGCATCCCGCCGACGTGCCGGCCACCGCCGTCCGCGAGCAGGTGTCGGTGTGA
- a CDS encoding ABC transporter permease, with the protein MNAATTPVHPPTPAPIVAPLTHGPLRRISDVLVLAGRNLVHISREPFQLSDVTIQPVLFTLMFVYVFGAGVVLPGNAAYKDYAVPGLLVFNLVTITVGTGVGLSTDVNSGVIDRFRTLPMWRPGILVARSVTDLLTAVVCAAIVSATGFAIGWSPHDGAVRAIAAFALVLLFGYAVSWLCACLGLVSKGVETAQALGLLVLFPIVFVSNALVPTQRMTPWLRDVTTWNPISAVSAAARELLGNPDPAAAIDAWPMHHPVLTTLLWTAGLLLVFDPLATVLYRRRAAD; encoded by the coding sequence GTGAACGCGGCGACCACTCCGGTGCACCCGCCGACGCCGGCGCCGATCGTCGCGCCGCTGACCCACGGCCCGCTCCGCCGGATCTCCGACGTGCTGGTGCTCGCCGGTCGCAACCTGGTGCACATCTCGCGGGAGCCGTTCCAGCTGTCGGACGTCACCATCCAACCGGTGCTGTTCACGTTGATGTTCGTGTACGTCTTCGGCGCGGGCGTCGTGCTGCCCGGCAACGCCGCCTACAAGGACTACGCGGTGCCGGGACTGCTGGTCTTCAACCTCGTGACCATCACCGTCGGCACCGGCGTCGGACTCAGCACCGACGTCAACAGCGGCGTGATCGACCGGTTCCGGACCCTGCCGATGTGGCGGCCGGGGATCCTGGTCGCGCGTTCGGTCACCGACCTGCTCACCGCGGTGGTGTGTGCCGCGATCGTCTCCGCGACGGGGTTCGCGATCGGCTGGTCGCCGCACGACGGGGCCGTCCGGGCGATCGCCGCGTTCGCCCTCGTCCTGCTCTTCGGCTACGCCGTCTCGTGGCTGTGCGCGTGCCTCGGCCTGGTCAGCAAGGGTGTCGAGACCGCGCAGGCGCTGGGGCTGCTCGTCCTCTTCCCGATCGTGTTCGTGTCGAACGCGCTGGTGCCCACGCAACGGATGACGCCGTGGCTGCGCGACGTGACCACGTGGAACCCCATCAGCGCCGTCTCGGCCGCCGCGCGCGAACTGCTCGGCAATCCCGATCCGGCCGCGGCGATCGACGCCTGGCCGATGCACCATCCGGTGCTCACGACGCTGCTCTGGACGGCCGGGCTGCTGCTCGTGTTCGACCCGCTCGCCACCGTCCTCTACCGCCGCCGTGCCGCCGACTGA
- a CDS encoding siderophore-interacting protein, with protein MKRRLLDRLLHSARVHSVQRRAARWRHVTLVGPELAELSWQPGQHVRLQVAAAPGAVDWLVGTLRTYSVWDHHDDALELLVFDHGDGPGAAWARTARPGDELRLLGPEGRFVTAPAAHHLFVGEETAQVAYGPMLRALPADAVVFGRLEVDGPDERLDLGADGIPRHDVEWSYRGGRSAASAQPLVDAVRALDLPPEPGIAYLAGEAHTIQLVRRHLVEERQWPRRNVRTKPFWTPGRTGLD; from the coding sequence GTGAAACGCCGTCTGCTCGATCGTCTGCTGCACTCGGCGCGCGTGCACTCCGTGCAGCGACGCGCCGCCCGATGGCGTCACGTCACGCTCGTCGGCCCGGAGCTCGCGGAGCTGTCGTGGCAGCCGGGCCAGCACGTCCGGTTGCAGGTGGCCGCCGCCCCCGGCGCCGTCGACTGGCTCGTGGGGACGCTGCGCACCTACAGCGTCTGGGACCACCACGACGACGCGCTGGAACTGCTCGTGTTCGACCACGGGGACGGCCCGGGCGCCGCCTGGGCCCGCACGGCGCGACCCGGGGACGAGCTGCGACTGCTCGGGCCCGAGGGCCGCTTCGTCACCGCGCCCGCCGCCCATCACCTCTTCGTGGGGGAGGAGACGGCGCAGGTCGCCTACGGCCCCATGCTGCGTGCGCTGCCCGCCGACGCCGTCGTGTTCGGCCGGCTCGAGGTCGACGGCCCCGACGAGCGTCTCGATCTCGGGGCGGACGGGATTCCGCGCCACGACGTGGAGTGGAGCTACCGCGGGGGGCGCTCCGCGGCCTCGGCGCAGCCGCTCGTCGACGCCGTCCGCGCCCTCGACCTGCCGCCCGAGCCCGGCATCGCCTATCTCGCCGGCGAGGCACACACGATCCAGCTCGTCCGCCGTCACCTCGTGGAGGAGCGGCAGTGGCCGCGCCGCAACGTCCGCACGAAGCCGTTCTGGACGCCGGGCCGCACGGGGCTCGACTGA
- a CDS encoding aldo/keto reductase gives MDYRSLGGTGMQVSPLCLGAMMFGAWGEPDHDVSIGIIHRALDAGINFVDTADVYSQGESETIVGKALAGGRRDGVVLATKFHAPMDVAMGEPGGDPNRRGNSRRWIVQEVENSLRRLQTDWIDLYQVHRPERDTAVEETLSALTDLQRAGKIRAFGSSTFPAHEVVEAQWTSERRALGRFVTEQPPYSILARGIEADLLPVTEKYGMGVLPWSPLAGGWLSGRYRKGQDAPTSHRADRMPARYDLDDPANQAKLDAADALAQLAEKSGLSLVHLALAFTLAHPAVTAPIIGPRTMAHLESQLGAADVVLTPDVLDEIDAIVPPGTTLADIDKGYVPPSLQDPFLRRRRTA, from the coding sequence ATGGACTATCGCAGCCTCGGTGGCACCGGCATGCAGGTCAGCCCGCTCTGTCTCGGGGCGATGATGTTCGGCGCCTGGGGCGAGCCCGATCACGACGTGTCGATCGGGATCATCCACCGGGCGCTCGACGCGGGCATCAACTTCGTCGACACCGCGGACGTGTACTCCCAGGGCGAGTCCGAGACCATCGTCGGCAAGGCCCTCGCGGGCGGCCGGCGCGACGGCGTCGTCCTGGCCACCAAGTTCCACGCCCCGATGGACGTGGCGATGGGCGAGCCCGGCGGCGACCCGAACCGCAGGGGCAACTCACGCCGCTGGATCGTGCAGGAGGTCGAGAACAGTCTGCGCCGCCTGCAGACCGACTGGATCGACCTGTACCAGGTGCACCGCCCCGAGCGCGACACCGCCGTCGAGGAGACGCTGTCGGCGCTGACCGACCTGCAGCGCGCCGGCAAGATCCGCGCGTTCGGCTCGTCGACCTTCCCCGCCCACGAGGTGGTCGAGGCGCAGTGGACGAGCGAGCGCCGCGCACTCGGCCGCTTCGTCACCGAGCAGCCGCCGTACTCGATCCTCGCGCGCGGCATCGAGGCCGACCTGCTTCCGGTGACCGAGAAGTACGGCATGGGCGTGCTGCCGTGGAGCCCGCTGGCCGGCGGCTGGCTCTCGGGCCGGTACCGCAAGGGTCAGGACGCGCCGACGTCGCATCGGGCCGACCGGATGCCCGCCCGCTACGACCTCGACGACCCCGCCAACCAGGCCAAGCTGGACGCCGCCGACGCCCTGGCGCAGCTGGCCGAGAAGTCGGGGCTGAGCCTCGTCCACCTGGCGCTGGCCTTCACGCTCGCGCACCCGGCAGTGACGGCGCCGATCATCGGCCCGCGGACGATGGCGCACCTCGAGTCGCAGCTCGGTGCGGCCGACGTCGTCCTCACCCCCGACGTCCTGGACGAGATCGACGCCATCGTGCCGCCCGGGACCACCCTGGCCGACATCGACAAGGGCTACGTCCCACCGTCGTTGCAGGACCCGTTCCTGCGCCGCCGGCGCACCGCGTAG